A single genomic interval of Nostoc commune NIES-4072 harbors:
- the hetF gene encoding cell division protein HetF: MTQEFHISVTPVGRNDYLVRTEQVAPGVPLAEELVTWPVADWLIAAGHLMNDPLKSVLQGDLFASGGHESDIARNSVNLVVLGQQFYNALFQGTLRDSWITAQGIAQNHQQVLRLRLGLKDTRLARLPWEVMHAGDRPLATGPYVAFSRFQSGILGVSPLRSLRGATPTPNMPTPLQQGGVRVLMVIASPSDQVRLDLQKQEAIKLQAELHRLPRIAENSNRFPEIELTVLDQPGREELTQALEQGRYHVLHYSGHSNLGSNGGEIYLASRRTGLTEILTGDDLAGLLVNNNIQMAVFNSCLGAYTAASDPSGDTGERNLAESLVKRGIRSVLAMSERIPDEVALTLTQLFYRNLSQGYPVDLCVSRVRQGLISAYGSHQMYWALPILYLQPEFDGFLSQETELSDAKPNQYNSPLGATSTMYSAMADDSEMPLGMEDMIPSDLARDSGLDWLGEDTWGDLVDEIEYDDPSYAEDCAIVSDLFRQLDNQTAPTELDQQISENTLQQSQVSEEMTSSQEEADLWGEAPTPPPPTPGNLEGNLQNSADFLRSQPPPPRPRTQRRKVWPIVGIVGISALVAAIALNWWWQRSQQPILPNIPVISTQPLPIKKQQNIDLQAAETGIVTATATEKLSQGDLQSGLLAVEELLNRGALTAAETALKLISSKQADDPSVNFYKGRLAWQSIQAGNSNYSVDDARRYWEIAAKANPESLLYNNALGFAYYTEGDLNRGNDSWFKALNLALKEQKTGSTSTVPQDALTSYAGLALGLYKSALSQPNGKQTQYLKEAIKLRQLVIKSDPVNFQIDKLAKNWLWTEKAITDWRSLLQEKSQEQ, translated from the coding sequence GTGACCCAGGAATTCCACATTTCGGTAACTCCTGTAGGGCGAAATGACTACTTGGTGCGGACGGAACAAGTCGCGCCTGGGGTACCATTGGCAGAAGAATTGGTGACTTGGCCTGTAGCTGATTGGTTAATAGCTGCTGGGCATTTGATGAATGATCCGTTGAAGTCGGTGTTGCAAGGTGATCTATTCGCCTCTGGTGGTCACGAAAGCGATATCGCCAGAAACTCTGTTAATTTGGTGGTCTTAGGTCAACAATTTTATAACGCCCTATTCCAAGGTACTCTTAGGGATAGTTGGATTACTGCCCAAGGTATTGCTCAGAACCATCAACAAGTACTTCGCTTACGGTTGGGGCTAAAAGACACCAGATTAGCTCGTTTGCCTTGGGAAGTGATGCACGCTGGCGATCGCCCTCTAGCTACCGGGCCTTATGTGGCTTTTTCTCGCTTCCAAAGTGGAATTTTGGGAGTTTCGCCTTTGCGATCGCTGCGGGGGGCTACGCCTACGCCAAATATGCCCACACCACTACAACAAGGTGGTGTAAGAGTATTGATGGTAATTGCTTCCCCTTCAGATCAAGTCCGCCTTGACTTACAGAAACAAGAAGCTATCAAACTGCAAGCAGAGCTTCACCGTTTACCACGAATTGCTGAAAATAGCAATCGTTTCCCAGAAATTGAACTCACTGTATTAGATCAACCAGGGCGAGAAGAACTGACGCAAGCTCTAGAACAAGGCAGATACCATGTTCTCCACTACTCAGGTCATAGTAACTTAGGTTCCAATGGCGGAGAAATTTATCTTGCTAGTCGCAGAACTGGCTTAACAGAAATCTTGACTGGCGACGATTTGGCTGGTTTGCTCGTCAACAATAACATCCAAATGGCAGTGTTTAACTCCTGCTTGGGGGCATACACAGCTGCATCCGATCCCTCTGGAGATACTGGCGAACGGAATTTGGCAGAAAGTCTGGTGAAGCGCGGAATTAGAAGCGTTTTGGCGATGTCAGAACGGATTCCTGATGAAGTGGCGTTGACGCTCACACAATTGTTTTACCGCAACTTGAGTCAGGGATATCCAGTAGATTTGTGCGTCAGTCGGGTACGCCAAGGATTAATTTCTGCTTATGGTTCTCACCAGATGTACTGGGCATTACCGATTTTATATCTCCAGCCAGAATTTGACGGTTTTCTGAGCCAAGAAACTGAGTTATCGGATGCAAAGCCCAACCAGTATAATTCGCCTTTAGGGGCAACTTCTACGATGTACTCTGCTATGGCAGACGATAGCGAGATGCCTTTAGGAATGGAGGATATGATTCCTTCTGATTTGGCGCGTGATTCTGGGCTGGACTGGCTAGGTGAAGATACTTGGGGCGATCTTGTTGATGAAATTGAGTATGATGACCCAAGCTATGCAGAAGATTGTGCGATAGTTTCGGATTTATTTCGTCAGCTAGATAACCAAACAGCTCCAACTGAACTGGATCAACAAATTTCCGAAAATACTCTTCAACAAAGCCAGGTTTCAGAAGAAATGACTTCTTCGCAAGAGGAAGCAGATTTGTGGGGAGAAGCCCCAACACCGCCGCCTCCAACTCCTGGAAACTTGGAAGGAAATTTGCAAAATTCTGCTGATTTTTTGCGTTCACAACCACCGCCACCAAGACCTCGTACCCAACGCCGCAAGGTGTGGCCGATTGTGGGTATTGTGGGGATCAGTGCGTTAGTAGCTGCGATCGCTTTAAATTGGTGGTGGCAGCGATCCCAGCAGCCAATTCTGCCTAACATACCAGTAATTTCCACCCAGCCTTTACCCATTAAAAAGCAGCAAAATATCGACTTACAGGCGGCAGAGACTGGAATTGTCACCGCCACCGCTACAGAAAAATTGAGCCAAGGCGACTTGCAAAGTGGGTTATTGGCTGTAGAAGAACTACTCAATCGTGGCGCACTGACTGCGGCTGAAACTGCCCTGAAACTGATTTCAAGTAAACAAGCTGATGATCCATCGGTGAACTTTTACAAGGGACGGTTAGCTTGGCAGTCTATACAAGCCGGAAACAGTAACTATAGCGTCGATGATGCCCGCCGTTACTGGGAAATTGCTGCAAAAGCTAACCCAGAATCGCTTTTGTATAATAACGCCTTGGGATTTGCTTACTACACTGAAGGCGATTTAAATCGGGGTAATGATTCTTGGTTCAAGGCTTTGAATTTAGCTCTTAAAGAACAGAAAACAGGCTCAACATCTACAGTCCCTCAAGATGCTTTAACTTCTTATGCTGGTTTAGCTCTCGGACTGTATAAATCTGCACTGAGTCAACCTAATGGTAAGCAGACACAATATCTGAAAGAAGCGATCAAGTTGCGACAATTGGTAATTAAGTCTGATCCAGTAAATTTTCAGATAGATAAATTAGCTAAAAATTGGCTGTGGACGGAGAAGGCGATCACAGATTGGCGATCGCTCCTCCAGGAAAAGAGTCAAGAGCAGTAA
- a CDS encoding IS607 family transposase, translating into MWKVAEFGGLIGVSSSTLRRWETEGKLTPERTLGNQRIYTESHLALARNLKSGKFPTRIIIYCRVSSHGQKDDLLSQVESMDGFCVANGVVVTDRIEEIGGGLNFKRKKFLQIIQWAIQGEVKSVYVAHKDRLCRFGFDLVEQIIVWGGGTVVVANSEALSPHEELVQDLLSIVHCFSSRLYGLRKYKQKVKLIAQGVDPCSK; encoded by the coding sequence ATGTGGAAGGTTGCAGAGTTTGGCGGATTAATTGGTGTCTCTTCATCGACGTTAAGGCGGTGGGAGACAGAAGGGAAACTAACCCCGGAAAGGACGCTAGGCAATCAAAGAATTTACACAGAATCACACTTAGCACTAGCTCGAAACCTGAAGTCCGGCAAATTTCCAACAAGAATAATTATCTATTGCCGTGTTTCATCACATGGGCAAAAAGATGATCTGCTTAGTCAAGTTGAATCTATGGATGGGTTTTGTGTTGCTAATGGCGTAGTAGTCACTGACAGAATCGAAGAAATAGGCGGTGGACTTAACTTTAAGCGCAAAAAGTTTCTCCAAATTATTCAGTGGGCAATTCAAGGAGAAGTTAAATCGGTCTATGTAGCCCACAAAGATAGGCTATGCCGCTTCGGTTTTGACTTGGTAGAACAAATTATTGTCTGGGGAGGCGGAACTGTTGTAGTAGCTAACAGTGAAGCATTATCGCCCCATGAAGAACTGGTTCAAGATTTGTTGTCAATCGTGCATTGCTTTTCCAGTCGTTTATACGGATTACGCAAATATAAGCAAAAAGTAAAGTTAATTGCTCAAGGTGTCGATCCTTGTTCAAAGTAG
- a CDS encoding RNA-guided endonuclease InsQ/TnpB family protein codes for MFAIKRELKLNKVETSLMRGNAGFKRFVYNYGLELLTASWSFEDVKASDSKRIDAIKKVLTQVTMQKPEYAWMREYPSTVYQSAFIDLKDAFSKWRKGLGDFPKKKSKKKGDSFSVYKTAGIYLEKGKPALPFTNRVVINAGKIIKLPGLKELRLKERIDFICSSQTFTVSRTADRWFVAFVLDAEKIPPIIHPIKKIGVDLGVKVLATCSDGTFYDMPVTTKKAKIKLGKLQWRNRNKVLGNKKLKIKASNKAKRYYVRLATQHAHVANIRQDATQKMTTDISRKAAVIRIEDLNVSGMIANHKLASAVSAASATKCLFMTKKWLKNWV; via the coding sequence ATGTTTGCTATCAAGCGAGAATTAAAACTAAATAAGGTTGAAACCTCCTTGATGCGTGGCAATGCTGGCTTTAAGCGGTTTGTTTACAACTATGGATTAGAACTGCTAACTGCATCTTGGAGTTTTGAAGACGTAAAAGCTTCTGACTCCAAACGCATTGATGCTATCAAGAAAGTTCTAACTCAAGTTACAATGCAAAAGCCTGAATATGCGTGGATGAGAGAGTATCCGTCCACAGTGTATCAGTCAGCATTTATTGACTTGAAGGATGCTTTTTCGAAGTGGCGTAAAGGGTTAGGAGATTTCCCAAAGAAGAAGTCCAAGAAAAAAGGTGACTCCTTTAGTGTTTACAAAACTGCTGGCATATATCTCGAAAAAGGTAAACCAGCACTGCCATTTACTAACCGAGTTGTAATAAATGCTGGAAAGATTATAAAGTTACCCGGACTAAAGGAACTTAGATTAAAAGAACGAATTGATTTTATCTGTAGTTCCCAGACATTTACTGTTTCTAGAACCGCAGATAGATGGTTCGTTGCGTTTGTGTTGGATGCCGAGAAGATTCCACCAATAATTCACCCAATTAAAAAGATTGGTGTTGACTTAGGAGTGAAAGTCTTAGCAACTTGTTCTGACGGTACTTTTTACGATATGCCTGTCACTACCAAAAAGGCGAAAATCAAGCTTGGGAAATTGCAGTGGCGAAATCGTAATAAAGTCCTTGGCAATAAGAAGCTGAAAATCAAAGCATCAAATAAAGCGAAACGATATTATGTCCGACTGGCAACACAACACGCTCATGTTGCCAACATTCGGCAAGATGCCACTCAAAAAATGACCACTGACATAAGTCGTAAAGCTGCTGTCATTAGGATCGAGGATCTGAATGTATCAGGCATGATTGCTAACCATAAACTAGCCAGCGCTGTGAGTGCGGCATCTGCCACAAAATGTCTTTTTATGACAAAAAAGTGGCTGAAGAACTGGGTTTAG
- a CDS encoding thioredoxin family protein, producing MSFYDKKVAEELGLEFIDVKMQDTAAYRKYRKILLTQYPDKSEMGWPTYIICNSPEGEFQIVGEVKGGHPKGEFRSRLQEVLNSPASQN from the coding sequence ATGTCTTTTTATGACAAAAAAGTGGCTGAAGAACTGGGTTTAGAATTTATCGATGTAAAAATGCAGGATACGGCGGCTTACCGCAAGTATCGCAAGATTTTATTAACTCAGTATCCCGATAAATCAGAAATGGGATGGCCTACTTACATCATCTGCAATTCTCCAGAAGGGGAATTTCAGATTGTGGGTGAAGTAAAAGGAGGACATCCCAAAGGGGAGTTTAGAAGCCGTCTTCAAGAGGTTCTAAATTCCCCAGCTAGTCAGAACTAA